A genomic region of Nymphaea colorata isolate Beijing-Zhang1983 chromosome 2, ASM883128v2, whole genome shotgun sequence contains the following coding sequences:
- the LOC116247432 gene encoding probable caffeoyl-CoA O-methyltransferase At4g26220, whose product MHIISSGEGGGEKRIAGEDADLNRLAGVHELEQQRHELTLFWRHTDEAPKTRKNKLNYSFSIVDILDQFRILYGLTIGGGRKAASLCAVSMINGPPMLIMITAIDLDRESFANIGLPFIKEAGVEHKIDFLEGDALPLLDKLLKEGEEGTYDFAFVDADKLNNVHYHERLMKLVRVGGLIAYDNTLWSGSVTEQEMFSVSEPAKDPDQERFDRVRRHTVEFNKFLATDHRVDISQVCIADGVTLCLRLS is encoded by the exons ATGCACATCATATCATCAG GCGAGGGCGGTGGTGAGAAGAGAATAGCCGGTGAAGACGCCGATCTCAATCGTCTTGCTGGCGTTCATGAGCTTGAGCAACAGAGACATGAACTGACCCTGTTCTGGCGGCACACTGATGAAGCTCctaaaacaaggaaaaacaaattgaaCTATAGCTTTAGTATTGTGGATATATTGGACCAATTCAGGATCTTGTACGGTCTGACGATAGGTGGAGGCAGAAAG GCAGCATCACTTTGCGCTGTAAGTATGATCAATGGGCCTCCAATGCTGATCATG ATAACGGCAATCGATCTGGATAGAGAATCGTTTGCTAATATTGGCCTTCCATTCATCAAGGAGGCAGGAGTAGAGCACAAGATCGACTTCCTTGAAGGAGACGCACTCCCACTTCTGGATAAACTTTTGAAAGAG GGAGAAGAAGGAACCTACGATTTTGCATTCGTGGATGCAGATAAGCTGAACAATGTGCATTACCATGAGCGCCTAATGAAGCTGGTGAGAGTAGGTGGCCTGATTGCATATGACAACACGCTCTGGTCGGGTTCGGTGACTGAACAGGAAATGTTCTCCGTATCGGAACCTGCAAAAGACCCTGATCAAGAACGCTTTGATCGAGTGCGGAGGCACACAGTGGAATTCAACAAGTTTTTGGCCACCGATCACCGAGTTGATATCTCGCAGGTTTGTATCGCTGATGGTGTGACTCTATGCCTGCGCCTTTCTTGA